CCTTTGGTCAGGGCTTCTATCCGGTCGTTGGTCATCATATCGATGTCGGATGTCGAAGCCATGATGGCTGCAAGGATTTCTTTTTCCATAATGATCACGATCTTATGTTTCAAAACCGGTGCTTAAATAGTTTCATAAAAGTGTTCAAAAGTTATTTTATATAATATTAAAAATTCATTTCATTATTATTTATAAATAATTAACAAATTTAAAAGCAGGATTTTTACCGTAAATTATTAATTATTTACCTGCTTTACCTTATAATTTATAAGGTAAATTTTTCAATATTTACAAAAAAATTAGAATTATTTAAGTAAGAAATTTACTTTTTACTCCTTGCCATAAAGATACTTCCGACTACAAGAAGCGGCAATATCAGCAATGAAGGACATATGGACTTATTATTCGGCTCTGCTGCCGGCGTTGGCGTAACTTGAGACCCATAGGGTATCTCGAACTCTGCCAGGACCGTATCGCTCACGCCCTTATATATGACAAAACCGGTGACCTTGATATCCCCGGGGACCGCGACCTCGACAAATCTTTCGGATGACGTTTTTCCGGGGCCTATCAGGTCCATCGTAATATCTTCAGCACGGTATCTTTTTCCATTCTCATCGATGAACGCCATCTCGAACCATCCCGTGCTCGCTATCTGTCCTATATTCTCATAGTTATAAACGAGTTTAGGCCACTTGCTGTTTTCAGGGTCTTCTGTGTACTTGCCCGTCATGGACAGGTCTGTTATCGTGACCTGGACTATATTCAGCTTCATGGTCTTATTCAATGTGACCTCTTTATTGATCGGTATCGTCACATCCGCGGCCAAAGCCGGCGCCATGAACAGTAATGCAATAAGCAAGACAGCTAAAATATTAACTATCAGAGTTCGCATGCTCGATAAATCGCACTATAACTATATCAGGATTACGAAGAAAGAAATTAAGGGATTTTTTAATTTATTCAGGCCTTGATCCATCCCTTTTTCACAAAGTACTCATATTCGCTGGCCCACTCCTCTTTAAAGTTCATGACAGCGTACTTGAAGACATCGATGAACGCCTTTTGCCTGGCCTTTTGCTCCGGGAACTGCCTTCCGGTCTTGATCGCGTCAATAAGGTCTACGCCCATATCGCGGGACTTTTTACAGGCCTCTTCCATATTCCCTGGTATCTGCGGCATGGCGACGCTGACGCAGCCTATCGTAAACGCTCCGGACATGTTCATGAAATCGTTCATGAACTCCGCAGTGCTGTCCCCGCCCGAGCTTGCGGTCGTGACCACTGACATGCCATATTTTCCCTCAAGAAGCAGGCAATGCCTGCAGTCGCCCGTGCGATCCATAAAAGCCTTTAATTGCGCGGTCACGCTGTTGAAGTATACCGGGCTGGCCATTATTATTCCGTCTGCGTCCAGTATCTTTTCATATACCTTATCAAAATCATCCTTTTGCGGGCATTCGCCCGTTTTATAGCAATGACAGCATCCCGTACAAAAATTGATCTTCCTCTTAGTGATGTCTATGATCTCTGTCTCTGCCCCGGCACTCTCTGCGCCTTCCAGCGCGCTTTCCAGTAATTTTAACGTAAAGCTGTTCCTGCCCCTGGGGCTTCCCTGAATACCAATGACCTTCATCAAAGGGATATTTATCGATTAATGGATAAAGGGTTTATGGATATATAATCGCGTTTTTTGCGATGATCTATCGTTTTTTGCTCCTTTCGGTCATTTTCGTAAAAAACCTGCCTACGGCTACCGGGAACCTGTATGCGAGGAAAAGATATGCGGCGGTCTGGAAATTTGCTGCGACTACCGGCTTTTTCGACCTGATCT
This genomic window from Methanooceanicella nereidis contains:
- a CDS encoding flavodoxin family protein, which produces MKVIGIQGSPRGRNSFTLKLLESALEGAESAGAETEIIDITKRKINFCTGCCHCYKTGECPQKDDFDKVYEKILDADGIIMASPVYFNSVTAQLKAFMDRTGDCRHCLLLEGKYGMSVVTTASSGGDSTAEFMNDFMNMSGAFTIGCVSVAMPQIPGNMEEACKKSRDMGVDLIDAIKTGRQFPEQKARQKAFIDVFKYAVMNFKEEWASEYEYFVKKGWIKA